One region of Rhodothermus profundi genomic DNA includes:
- a CDS encoding OsmC family protein has product MPVRKAQAVWNGNLREGKGSIAFGPFEGAYTFVSRFEEGEGTNPEELLAAAHAGCFSMALAHRLDQAGHTPRRVQTEARVHLEMTGDGPRVSKVELHTEVEAPGLDEQTFLEHAEAAKEGCPISKALASVPVIELHARLV; this is encoded by the coding sequence ATGCCGGTACGTAAAGCACAGGCCGTCTGGAACGGCAATCTGCGCGAAGGAAAGGGAAGCATCGCTTTTGGTCCGTTCGAAGGAGCCTACACATTTGTTTCGCGCTTTGAAGAAGGGGAAGGCACCAATCCAGAAGAACTGCTTGCAGCGGCGCATGCGGGCTGCTTTTCGATGGCCCTGGCCCATCGGCTGGATCAGGCTGGCCACACGCCACGCCGTGTGCAGACAGAAGCGCGTGTGCATCTGGAAATGACGGGAGACGGGCCGCGAGTCAGCAAGGTGGAGCTGCATACGGAAGTGGAAGCACCAGGGCTGGATGAGCAGACCTTCCTGGAGCACGCAGAAGCGGCCAAGGAGGGCTGCCCCATTTCAAAGGCGCTGGCATCGGTGCCGGTCATTGAATTGCATGCCCGCCTTGTTTGA
- a CDS encoding gamma-glutamyl-gamma-aminobutyrate hydrolase family protein: MVQIGLTTAFDGNRQQIDYAYVQALEKAGALPVLLPIIRSQAPARLFARQLDGLVVPGGPAVTDGLIGTLPDDLDPPQPLRTESDRYYLEAFLEAGKPILGICYGMQLLNAVLGGTLYADVQRQRKDVLPHSPKRGGQQHALAITPDTHLARLVGQLTWQVNTRHLQAVATVGQGLRISARAPDGVIEAIESPDGRLVGVQFHPERMGTEGLILFRHLVSQAEKFAARSV; this comes from the coding sequence ATGGTACAGATTGGCCTGACGACTGCCTTCGACGGCAACCGCCAGCAAATAGACTATGCCTACGTGCAGGCGCTGGAAAAAGCGGGCGCGCTCCCGGTATTGCTTCCGATAATTCGCTCCCAGGCTCCTGCTCGGCTGTTTGCCCGGCAGTTGGATGGGCTCGTTGTGCCCGGAGGTCCTGCCGTGACGGATGGCCTGATCGGAACGCTTCCCGATGACCTGGACCCGCCACAGCCGCTGCGCACTGAAAGCGACCGATACTATCTGGAGGCCTTCCTGGAAGCCGGTAAACCCATTCTGGGCATCTGCTATGGCATGCAGTTGCTCAATGCGGTCCTGGGCGGCACCCTGTATGCCGACGTGCAGCGACAACGCAAGGACGTACTGCCCCACAGCCCCAAACGCGGAGGGCAGCAGCATGCCCTTGCCATAACCCCCGATACCCACCTTGCCCGCCTGGTAGGTCAGCTTACCTGGCAGGTCAACACGCGTCACCTCCAGGCTGTGGCCACGGTAGGCCAGGGACTCCGCATCAGCGCCCGCGCTCCTGACGGCGTAATTGAGGCCATCGAATCACCGGACGGCCGTCTCGTAGGCGTACAGTTTCACCCTGAGCGGATGGGAACCGAAGGATTAATTTTGTTTCGCCACCTGGTCAGCCAGGCCGAAAAATTTGCTGCCCGCAGCGTCTGA